The region AACCTCGCGGGCGTCGAGGAGATCATGCGCTTGCGTCACGAGCTCGACGGCGCCAAGTCCAGCCTGGAAGGCAACGTGCGCCGATTGCAGGAGGACATCACCGACCGCATGACCCGCTGGCGCACGCTGCCTTCCGGCACAGATGAGGATCCGGAACAGCCCGGCAAGGATGAGCCCGCCGCGGCGGGTGACGTCAGCCAAGGACGCTGAGTGCCGCAGCTGGGCCTGCGGGTCGGCGCCGGGGTAGCCGTCGTGGCCAGGGGGCAGGTGCTGCTGATCCGCCGGCATGACAATGACTGCTGGGATCTGCCCGGCGGCGGGGTCTCGGCAGGCGAACAGGTAGAAGCTGCTGCCTGCCGGGAGCTGTCTGAGGAGACCGGCCTGAGGCTGGACGTGAAGAACGTTACACTGCTGGGTGTGTTCAGTGGCCTCCAGCATCGGCACACCTATCCGGACGGCAATACCGTGGACTGGGTGACGGTGGTGTACCACGCACCCCTGAACTGTACCCCCGCGGTCCGGGCTGGAGACGACGCGGCCGAGGCGAAATTCTGGCCGCTAGATAATCTTCCGCAGCCGCTGGCGACAGCGGCACCCTTCTATCTCGAGGCCCTGTCTGACGCCCGGGGAGCTTCTCTTGAGTGAACTGTGGGTGGTGGGAGACATACACGGCGCGCTCGACAAGCTGCGCTTCATGCTGCGCTCTGCCGGCCTGATCGACGCTCAGGGTGCCTGGTCCGGCCGCGACGCGCATCTGGTGTTTCTGGGCGACTACCTGGACCGCGGCCCAGACGGCGCAGGCGTGGTCCATCTGGTGCAGGCGCTCGAAGCGCAGGCTCCGCAGGATGGAGGACAGGTGACCGCCCTGCTGGGCAACCATGAGGTGATGTTTCTGGCGGCCATGCGCTTCCAGGCGCAGGACCCCAGAGACTGCCTGGGCTTCTACGAATACTGGGCCCAGAACGGCGGACTGGAGCGCGACGCGGCTGGTCTGGACGGGGACGATCTGGCCTGGCTGTCGGCGCGGCCGGTGCTGGGCCGGG is a window of Deinococcus deserti VCD115 DNA encoding:
- a CDS encoding NUDIX domain-containing protein; protein product: MPQLGLRVGAGVAVVARGQVLLIRRHDNDCWDLPGGGVSAGEQVEAAACRELSEETGLRLDVKNVTLLGVFSGLQHRHTYPDGNTVDWVTVVYHAPLNCTPAVRAGDDAAEAKFWPLDNLPQPLATAAPFYLEALSDARGASLE